Proteins co-encoded in one Methylobacterium sp. WL1 genomic window:
- the phaC gene encoding class I poly(R)-hydroxyalkanoic acid synthase, producing MPDGITPPMPDIEALSRNAGQFVEALGRSAARMLAPEAQANDTSGEINEAVKTLGQIAEAWLSDPSRSAEAQTKLSQAFLALWGTTYLRLQGQQADPVAVPEPKDSRFSDAEWSTNPYFDFLKQGYLIATRWAEGLVDEAEGVDERTRHKAQFYLRQLTSMLSPSNFLPTNPELIRHTLHESGANLVRGLKMYEEDLAAGGGQLRVRQTDPSGFEVGRNVAVTPGEVVFRNDLIELIQYAPATETVLKRPFLMVPPWINKFYILDLNPQKSFLKWMVDQGLTVFCISWVNPDARHADKDFESYMREGIEAAIDAIGVATGESEVHAAGYCVGGTLLSVTLAMQAATGNRRIKSATLLTTQVDFTHAGDLKVFADEEQIRQVEARMAERGYLEGSRMANAFNMLRPDDMIWSYVVNNYIKGKPPSAFDLLYWNSDATRMPAANHSFYLRNCYLENSLAQGKMVLGNVRLDLKKVQVPIFNLATREDHIAPAISVFEGSKTFGGKVDYVLAGSGHIAGVVNPPYKPKYGYWTGGPVKGELKDWVAAAVETKGSWWPYWFQWIEAQAPERVPARKPGGDALPSLGPAPGTYVRMRA from the coding sequence ATGCCGGACGGCATCACGCCGCCGATGCCGGATATCGAGGCCCTGTCGCGCAATGCCGGCCAGTTCGTGGAGGCGCTGGGGCGCAGCGCCGCCCGCATGCTCGCGCCCGAGGCCCAGGCGAACGACACCTCCGGGGAGATCAACGAGGCGGTCAAGACGCTCGGCCAGATCGCCGAAGCGTGGCTCTCGGACCCGAGCCGCAGCGCCGAGGCCCAGACCAAGCTGTCCCAGGCCTTCCTGGCGCTGTGGGGGACGACCTACCTGCGCCTCCAGGGCCAGCAGGCCGATCCGGTGGCGGTGCCCGAGCCCAAGGACAGCCGCTTCAGCGACGCCGAGTGGTCGACCAACCCGTATTTCGACTTCCTCAAGCAGGGCTACCTGATCGCCACCCGCTGGGCCGAGGGCCTCGTCGACGAGGCCGAGGGCGTCGACGAGCGCACCCGCCACAAGGCGCAGTTCTACCTGCGCCAGCTCACCAGCATGCTGTCGCCGTCGAACTTCCTGCCGACCAATCCGGAGCTGATCCGCCACACCCTGCACGAGAGCGGCGCCAACCTGGTGCGCGGCCTCAAGATGTACGAGGAGGATCTGGCCGCCGGCGGCGGGCAATTGCGGGTGCGCCAGACCGATCCGAGCGGGTTCGAGGTCGGCCGCAACGTCGCGGTGACCCCGGGCGAGGTGGTGTTCCGCAACGACCTGATCGAGCTGATCCAGTACGCGCCCGCCACCGAGACGGTGCTCAAGCGCCCGTTCCTGATGGTGCCGCCCTGGATCAACAAGTTCTACATCCTCGACCTCAACCCCCAGAAGAGCTTCCTGAAGTGGATGGTCGACCAGGGGCTGACGGTGTTCTGCATCTCCTGGGTGAACCCGGACGCGCGCCACGCCGACAAGGACTTCGAGTCCTACATGCGTGAGGGCATCGAGGCGGCGATCGACGCGATCGGGGTCGCCACGGGCGAGAGCGAGGTCCATGCGGCCGGCTACTGCGTCGGCGGCACCCTGCTCTCGGTGACGCTCGCCATGCAGGCCGCCACGGGCAACCGCCGCATCAAGAGCGCGACCCTGCTGACCACGCAGGTAGACTTCACCCATGCGGGCGACCTCAAGGTGTTCGCCGACGAGGAGCAGATCCGCCAGGTCGAGGCCCGCATGGCCGAGCGGGGCTACCTGGAGGGCAGCCGCATGGCCAACGCCTTCAACATGCTGCGGCCGGACGACATGATCTGGTCCTACGTCGTCAACAACTACATCAAGGGCAAGCCGCCTTCGGCGTTCGACCTGCTGTACTGGAACTCCGACGCCACCCGGATGCCGGCGGCCAACCACTCGTTCTACCTGCGCAATTGCTATCTCGAGAACAGCCTGGCCCAGGGCAAGATGGTCCTCGGCAACGTCCGGTTGGACCTGAAGAAGGTGCAGGTGCCGATCTTCAATCTCGCCACCCGGGAGGACCACATCGCCCCGGCGATCTCGGTGTTCGAGGGCTCGAAGACCTTCGGCGGCAAGGTCGATTACGTGCTGGCGGGATCGGGCCACATCGCCGGAGTCGTCAACCCGCCCTACAAGCCGAAATACGGCTACTGGACCGGCGGGCCGGTGAAGGGCGAACTCAAGGACTGGGTCGCGGCAGCGGTGGAGACAAAGGGCTCGTGGTGGCCCTACTGGTTCCAGTGGATCGAGGCCCAGGCCCCCGAGCGGGTCCCGGCCCGCAAGCCCGGCGGCGACGCGCTGCCGTCGCTCGGCCCGGCTCCGGGAACGTATGTCCGGATGCGCGCCTGA
- a CDS encoding LL-diaminopimelate aminotransferase, with protein sequence MTDFHRIKRLPPYVFEQVNRIKATARAQGADIIDLGMGNPDLDAPKHVIAKLCETAGRPRTDRYSASKGIAGLRRAQAGYYQRRFGVSLNPDTQVVATLGSKEGFANMAQAITAPGDVVLVPNPSYPIHAFGFLMAGGVIRSVPAEPTPAMFPALERAMRHSIPKPVALVVCYPSNPTAYVADLDFYRDLVAFAKQHELILLSDLAYAEVYFDGKPPPSVLQVPGAIDCTVEFTSLSKTYSMAGWRMGFAVGNERLLAALSRVKSYLDYGAFTPIQVAATAALNGPDDCIDEMRATYKRRRDALVESFGKAGWTIPAPAASMFAWVPIPERYREMGSLEFSKLLLEKSDVAVAPGIGFGEFGDEYVRIALVENEQRIRQAARNIRRFFDGGDKTLHNVVPMAQAV encoded by the coding sequence ATGACCGACTTCCACCGCATCAAGCGCCTGCCGCCCTACGTCTTCGAGCAGGTCAACCGGATCAAGGCGACCGCCCGCGCCCAGGGCGCCGACATCATCGATCTCGGCATGGGCAACCCGGACCTCGATGCGCCGAAACACGTCATCGCCAAGCTGTGCGAGACGGCGGGCCGGCCGCGGACCGACCGCTACTCCGCCTCCAAGGGCATCGCCGGCCTGCGCCGCGCCCAGGCGGGCTACTACCAGCGCCGCTTCGGCGTGAGCCTCAACCCCGACACCCAGGTGGTGGCGACGCTGGGCTCGAAGGAAGGCTTCGCCAACATGGCCCAGGCGATCACCGCCCCGGGCGACGTGGTGCTGGTGCCCAACCCGAGCTACCCGATCCACGCCTTCGGCTTCCTGATGGCCGGCGGCGTGATCCGCTCAGTCCCGGCCGAGCCGACCCCGGCCATGTTCCCGGCGCTCGAGCGGGCCATGCGGCACTCGATCCCGAAACCCGTGGCCCTGGTGGTCTGCTACCCGTCGAACCCGACCGCCTACGTGGCCGACCTCGATTTCTACCGGGACCTCGTCGCCTTCGCCAAGCAGCACGAGCTGATCCTGCTCTCGGACCTCGCCTACGCGGAGGTCTATTTCGACGGCAAGCCGCCGCCCTCGGTCCTGCAGGTCCCGGGCGCGATCGATTGCACCGTGGAGTTCACCTCGCTGTCGAAGACCTACTCCATGGCCGGCTGGCGCATGGGCTTCGCGGTGGGCAACGAGCGCCTGCTGGCGGCGCTGTCCCGGGTGAAGTCCTATCTCGATTACGGCGCCTTCACGCCGATCCAGGTCGCCGCCACCGCGGCCCTCAACGGCCCGGATGACTGCATCGACGAGATGCGGGCGACCTACAAGAGGCGCCGCGACGCGCTGGTCGAATCTTTCGGCAAGGCCGGCTGGACGATCCCGGCGCCCGCGGCCTCGATGTTCGCCTGGGTCCCTATCCCGGAGCGCTATCGGGAGATGGGCAGCCTCGAATTCTCGAAGCTGCTGCTCGAGAAGTCCGACGTCGCCGTGGCGCCGGGCATCGGCTTCGGCGAGTTCGGCGACGAGTATGTCCGCATCGCCCTGGTCGAGAACGAGCAGCGCATCCGGCAGGCCGCGCGCAACATCCGCCGGTTCTTCGACGGCGGCGACAAGACCCTCCACAACGTCGTGCCGATGGCCCAGGCCGTCTGA
- a CDS encoding DUF3140 domain-containing protein — protein sequence MADDDHAQTWSDFDDAVNMTPAALRKHLDGAASQAVGQKEAGGDESTGHAMGRRILAIKDKKKADLTDDDYAAMRKVVGYVHRHLKQGGDARKDPDSPWRMSLMNWGHDPHKD from the coding sequence ATGGCGGACGACGATCACGCGCAGACGTGGAGCGACTTCGACGACGCCGTCAACATGACGCCGGCGGCGCTGCGCAAGCACCTCGACGGCGCGGCGAGCCAGGCGGTCGGCCAGAAGGAGGCGGGCGGCGACGAATCCACCGGCCACGCGATGGGCCGGCGCATCCTGGCGATCAAGGACAAGAAGAAGGCGGATCTCACCGACGACGATTATGCCGCCATGCGCAAGGTCGTGGGCTACGTCCACCGCCATCTGAAGCAGGGCGGCGACGCCCGCAAGGATCCCGACTCCCCCTGGCGGATGTCGCTGATGAACTGGGGCCACGATCCGCACAAGGATTGA
- the prfB gene encoding peptide chain release factor 2 (programmed frameshift): MRAEIEQASDAAKQSIGLLRRHLDWDTVDKRLAELNAASENPDLWNDADAAQKVMRERQQLDEAVSSIRKLERDLEDGATLIELGEMEGDESSIREGEVAILAVEKEAASRQVETLLSGEADGFDTYLEVHAGAGGTESQDWANMLQRMYGRWAERRKYKVEIVEWSDGEEAGIKGATLLIKGHNAYGWLKTESGVHRLVRISPYDSSARRHTSFASVWVYPVIDDRIEIEIKESDCRIDTYRSSGAGGQHVNTTDSAVRITHNPTGIVVACQQERSQHKNRATAWNMLRARLYEAELKKREEKASAEAAAKTDIGWGHQIRSYVLQPYQLVKDLRTGTQSTDPDAVLDGSLDPFMEASLAQRVYGGSEEVEDID, translated from the exons ATGCGCGCCGAGATCGAGCAAGCCTCGGATGCCGCCAAGCAGTCTATAGGGCTGCTGAGGAGGCATCTT GACTGGGATACTGTCGATAAACGTCTCGCGGAGCTGAACGCAGCCTCCGAGAACCCCGACCTGTGGAACGATGCCGACGCCGCGCAGAAGGTGATGCGCGAGCGCCAGCAGCTCGACGAGGCGGTCTCCTCCATCCGCAAGCTCGAGCGCGATCTCGAGGACGGCGCGACGCTGATCGAACTCGGCGAGATGGAGGGCGACGAATCCTCGATCCGCGAGGGCGAGGTTGCAATCCTCGCCGTCGAGAAGGAGGCCGCCAGCCGCCAGGTCGAGACCCTCCTGTCCGGCGAGGCCGACGGCTTCGACACCTATCTCGAAGTCCATGCCGGTGCCGGCGGCACCGAGAGCCAGGACTGGGCGAACATGCTCCAGCGCATGTACGGCCGCTGGGCCGAGCGCCGGAAATACAAGGTCGAGATCGTCGAGTGGTCGGACGGCGAAGAGGCCGGGATCAAGGGCGCGACGCTCCTGATCAAGGGCCACAACGCCTATGGCTGGCTCAAGACGGAGTCCGGCGTGCACCGGCTGGTGCGGATCTCGCCCTACGATTCCAGCGCCCGGCGCCACACGAGCTTCGCCAGCGTCTGGGTCTATCCGGTCATCGACGACCGGATCGAGATCGAGATCAAGGAATCGGACTGCAGGATCGACACCTACCGCTCGTCCGGCGCCGGCGGCCAGCACGTCAACACCACCGATTCCGCGGTGCGCATCACCCACAATCCGACCGGGATCGTGGTGGCGTGTCAGCAGGAGCGCTCCCAGCACAAGAACCGCGCCACGGCGTGGAACATGCTGCGCGCCCGGCTCTACGAGGCCGAGCTGAAGAAGCGTGAGGAGAAGGCCAGCGCCGAGGCCGCAGCCAAGACCGATATCGGCTGGGGCCACCAGATCCGGTCCTACGTGCTCCAGCCCTATCAGCTGGTGAAGGACCTGCGCACCGGCACCCAGTCCACCGATCCGGACGCGGTGCTCGACGGCTCCCTCGATCCGTTCATGGAGGCCTCGCTGGCGCAGCGGGTCTATGGCGGTTCCGAAGAGGTCGAGGACATCGACTGA
- a CDS encoding metal ABC transporter permease, with protein sequence MSKLPTLALASLLALATSAHAAAPPERLRGTIEAVEGGGFTLKTLDGKSQRVTLAPDAKVSWVVPAQLDQIKDGVFIGTATKGEPPIALEVVLFPESMRGTGEGHYDWDMLPDHTGSAAVKSTMTNGTVKSAVPATAPDAPRVKSAMTNGTVKASGGGAERTLTVDYGKGQSLQILVPPQAPVVTFEAADSGAITAGAKAFVVAARGEDGKVTARRVAVGKNGLTPPM encoded by the coding sequence ATGTCAAAACTCCCGACCCTCGCCCTGGCGAGCCTCCTGGCGCTCGCCACCTCCGCACACGCCGCCGCGCCGCCCGAGCGCCTGCGCGGCACGATCGAGGCCGTCGAGGGCGGCGGCTTCACCCTCAAGACCCTGGACGGGAAGAGCCAGCGGGTGACCCTGGCGCCGGACGCCAAGGTCTCTTGGGTCGTCCCGGCCCAGCTCGATCAGATCAAGGACGGCGTCTTCATCGGAACCGCCACCAAGGGCGAGCCGCCGATCGCCCTGGAGGTCGTGCTGTTCCCGGAATCGATGCGCGGCACCGGTGAGGGCCATTACGACTGGGATATGCTTCCCGATCACACCGGCAGCGCCGCGGTGAAGAGCACCATGACCAACGGCACCGTGAAGTCCGCCGTACCCGCGACCGCGCCGGACGCCCCCCGGGTCAAGAGCGCGATGACGAACGGTACCGTGAAGGCGAGCGGGGGCGGCGCGGAGCGCACCCTCACGGTCGATTACGGCAAGGGCCAGTCGCTCCAGATCCTGGTTCCGCCGCAGGCCCCGGTGGTCACCTTCGAGGCTGCGGATTCCGGTGCGATCACCGCCGGCGCCAAGGCGTTCGTGGTGGCTGCGCGGGGCGAGGACGGCAAAGTCACGGCGCGGCGCGTCGCCGTCGGCAAGAACGGCCTGACGCCGCCGATGTGA
- a CDS encoding porin — MKLLKSSLLGSAAAFAAIGAAHAADLPVKKAVPIEYVRVCSAYGAGFFYIPNTDTCLRLSGRARFEGGYMTSYSRQFGNGGDTSGYQGRMRINLDARTQTAYGTLRAFVRFDAGARTGYSGVGTSGTQQRIGQAYPGLGIDSFGRDQQFANVDKAFIQFAGLTAGRASSFFDFYAHDFELAGATAGSDIASTNLLAYTATLGNGLSATISAEDPVFRRSPIYSPSNNPGGVTVNASIANFAQTNSPAPVFIGYTGATPTRFSQVDVIQRSRMPDVVGALRLDQAWGSAQVSAAVHELNVGNVQNGAGTGTGSNVSIPHANNSYGYAVQGGLKINTPFIAPGDALYLQGAYGSGSQLYTGYSSFSGSYSQNAATIQGQKFNQFFNDASVNPFTGQLEQSQSFTVVASYLHYWSPEWRSAVFGSYGEMDFTQRARSAQGAAFSVINPNGTNSFGANAVGVPGTRFYQLSEALRDTYQFVAGASLIWSPVKDLDIGVEGYYTQIGVKNGRVIDKDKDPTAYSRVGAINAGGAVATTTADSVSSFRFRVQRDF; from the coding sequence ATGAAGCTCTTGAAGAGCTCACTGCTCGGTTCTGCAGCCGCCTTCGCGGCCATCGGAGCCGCACACGCCGCCGACCTTCCGGTCAAGAAGGCGGTCCCGATCGAGTACGTCCGCGTCTGCTCGGCCTACGGCGCCGGCTTCTTCTACATTCCTAACACCGACACCTGCCTGCGTCTCTCCGGCCGCGCCCGGTTCGAGGGCGGCTACATGACCAGCTACTCGCGTCAGTTCGGTAACGGCGGCGACACCTCGGGCTACCAGGGTCGCATGCGCATCAACCTTGATGCCCGCACCCAGACCGCTTACGGCACCCTGCGCGCCTTCGTGCGTTTCGATGCCGGCGCCCGCACCGGCTATTCCGGCGTCGGCACCTCCGGCACCCAGCAGCGTATCGGCCAGGCCTATCCCGGCCTCGGCATCGACAGCTTCGGCCGCGACCAGCAGTTCGCCAACGTCGACAAGGCGTTCATCCAGTTCGCCGGCCTGACCGCCGGTCGTGCGTCCTCGTTCTTCGACTTCTACGCTCACGATTTCGAGCTCGCCGGCGCCACCGCGGGTTCGGACATCGCGTCCACCAACCTGCTCGCCTACACCGCCACCCTCGGCAACGGCCTGTCAGCCACGATCTCGGCCGAAGACCCGGTCTTCCGCCGCAGCCCGATCTACTCGCCGTCCAACAACCCCGGCGGCGTCACCGTCAACGCGTCGATCGCGAACTTCGCGCAGACCAATTCGCCGGCTCCGGTGTTCATCGGTTACACCGGTGCCACCCCCACCCGCTTCAGCCAGGTCGATGTGATCCAGCGTTCGCGGATGCCGGACGTCGTCGGCGCCCTGCGCCTCGACCAGGCCTGGGGTTCAGCCCAGGTCTCCGCGGCAGTTCACGAGTTGAACGTCGGCAACGTCCAGAACGGCGCTGGTACCGGCACCGGCTCGAACGTCAGCATCCCGCACGCCAACAACTCGTATGGCTACGCGGTGCAGGGCGGTCTGAAGATCAACACCCCGTTCATCGCTCCGGGTGATGCGCTCTACCTGCAGGGTGCCTACGGCAGTGGCTCCCAGCTCTACACCGGATACTCCTCGTTCAGCGGTTCCTACTCGCAGAACGCCGCGACCATCCAGGGCCAGAAGTTCAACCAGTTCTTCAACGACGCGAGCGTCAACCCGTTCACGGGGCAGCTCGAGCAGTCGCAGAGCTTCACGGTTGTCGCTTCGTACCTGCACTACTGGTCGCCGGAGTGGCGCTCGGCCGTCTTCGGCTCGTACGGTGAGATGGACTTCACCCAGCGTGCTCGTTCTGCTCAGGGTGCAGCGTTCTCGGTCATCAACCCGAACGGAACGAACAGCTTCGGCGCCAACGCGGTTGGTGTGCCCGGCACAAGATTCTATCAGCTCAGCGAAGCCCTGCGCGACACCTACCAGTTCGTCGCCGGTGCGAGCTTGATCTGGTCGCCGGTGAAGGACCTCGATATCGGTGTCGAGGGCTACTACACCCAAATCGGTGTCAAGAACGGACGCGTGATCGACAAGGACAAGGATCCGACCGCTTACTCCCGCGTCGGTGCGATCAATGCCGGTGGCGCAGTTGCTACCACCACGGCGGACTCGGTGTCCTCCTTCCGCTTCCGCGTCCAGCGCGACTTCTAA
- a CDS encoding porin encodes MKLLKSSLLGSAAAFAAIGAAQAADLPIKKAAPIEYVRVCSAFGAGFFYILNTDTCLRISGRARFEGGYMASYSRQGSNGDTSGYQGRMRINMDARTQTAYGTLRAFVRLDAGSRTGYSGIGQSGTQQRIGQAYASTGVDQVGRDQQYMNVDKAFIQFAGLTAGRASSFFDFYAHDFEITGSTLGSDNASTNLLAYTAVLGNGVSATLSVEDPVFRRTPIFAPYASTVSPVFVGYTRGAPTVLSTIDTVQRERLPDFVGALRLDQAWGSAQISAATHELNVGNIATNPVAGTNVNIAHTNSVQAWAVQGGLKVNTPFVAPGDALYLQGAYSDGAQLYTGYSAYSGSYAQNPATIQGQKFNQFFSDATINPFTGQLQTSQSFTAVASYLHYWSPEWRSALFGSYGEQSFSRAARLAQGGAYGLAGSSLISGPNAVGVPGTRFYQLSQALRDNYQFVAGASLIWSPVKDLDIGVEGYYTQIGLKSGRVIDQDKSPTAYNNVAGINNGTFVPRTATQDSISQVRFRVQRDF; translated from the coding sequence ATGAAGCTCTTGAAGAGCTCGCTGCTCGGCTCGGCCGCCGCCTTCGCGGCGATCGGAGCCGCCCAGGCCGCCGACCTTCCGATCAAGAAGGCGGCGCCGATCGAGTACGTCCGCGTCTGCTCCGCCTTCGGGGCCGGCTTCTTCTACATTCTCAACACCGACACCTGCCTGCGCATCTCGGGCCGCGCCCGGTTCGAGGGCGGCTACATGGCCAGCTACTCGCGCCAGGGCTCCAACGGCGACACCTCGGGCTACCAGGGCCGGATGCGCATCAACATGGATGCCCGCACCCAGACCGCCTACGGTACGCTCCGCGCCTTCGTGCGCCTCGATGCCGGCAGCCGCACCGGCTATTCCGGCATCGGCCAGTCCGGCACCCAGCAGCGCATCGGCCAGGCCTACGCCTCAACGGGCGTCGATCAGGTGGGTCGCGATCAGCAATACATGAACGTCGACAAGGCGTTCATCCAGTTCGCCGGCCTGACCGCCGGTCGCGCGTCCTCGTTCTTCGACTTCTACGCGCACGACTTCGAGATCACCGGCAGCACGCTCGGCTCGGACAACGCCTCGACCAACCTGCTCGCCTACACGGCGGTGCTGGGCAACGGCGTGTCGGCGACCCTGTCGGTGGAAGACCCGGTCTTCCGCCGCACGCCGATCTTCGCGCCCTACGCGTCCACCGTCAGCCCCGTGTTCGTCGGCTACACCCGGGGCGCTCCGACCGTGCTGAGCACCATCGACACCGTCCAGCGCGAGCGTCTGCCCGACTTCGTCGGTGCCCTGCGCCTCGATCAGGCCTGGGGCTCGGCTCAGATCTCGGCCGCCACCCATGAGCTGAACGTCGGCAATATCGCGACGAATCCCGTCGCAGGCACGAACGTCAACATCGCGCACACCAACAGCGTCCAGGCCTGGGCGGTGCAGGGCGGCCTGAAGGTGAACACCCCGTTCGTCGCGCCGGGCGACGCTCTGTACCTCCAGGGCGCCTACAGCGACGGCGCGCAGCTCTACACGGGCTATTCCGCGTATAGCGGGTCCTACGCGCAGAACCCGGCGACGATCCAGGGCCAGAAGTTCAACCAGTTCTTCTCGGACGCGACGATCAATCCGTTCACCGGCCAGCTGCAGACCTCGCAGAGCTTCACCGCGGTGGCGTCGTACCTGCACTATTGGTCGCCGGAATGGCGTTCGGCCCTGTTCGGCTCCTACGGTGAGCAGAGCTTCTCCCGCGCCGCCCGTCTCGCGCAGGGGGGCGCCTATGGCCTCGCGGGCTCGAGCCTCATCTCCGGCCCCAACGCCGTCGGCGTGCCGGGCACCCGGTTCTATCAGCTCAGCCAGGCGCTTCGCGACAACTACCAGTTCGTCGCTGGTGCGAGCCTGATCTGGTCGCCGGTGAAGGACCTCGATATCGGCGTCGAGGGCTACTACACGCAGATCGGCCTGAAGAGCGGCCGGGTGATTGACCAGGACAAGAGCCCGACCGCCTACAACAACGTCGCCGGCATCAACAACGGCACCTTCGTGCCGCGTACCGCGACGCAGGACTCGATCTCGCAGGTCCGCTTCCGCGTCCAGCGCGACTTCTGA
- a CDS encoding porin, with product MRLLTSLLLGSPSVLALAGGANAADRPVGTAAPIAYVRVCSAYGAGFFFIPGADTCLRISGRARFEGGYITSYTRQAGSNGGDTSGYRGLLRFNLDARTQTAYGTLRAFVRLEAGSRSGAAGVGRSGTQERIGSAYVATGVDQAGRVQQVVNVDKAFIQFAGLTAGRASSFFDFYAHDFELSGSTAGSDVASTNLLAYTATLGNGLSATLSVEDPVFRRTPIFAPSGGATPVSPVFVGYTRGAPSSFAAIDSIQRERLPDFVGVLRLDQAWGSAQLSAATHELNVGNVGLGTGSNAAVAHTNSVQGWAVQGGVKVNTPFVAPGDALYLQGAYGDGAQFYTGYSAFSGSAGQSPATIQGQTFQQFFSDATIDPFTGRLQTSQSFTAVASYLHYWSPDWRSAVFGSYGAQAFSRGARPAQGAAYGLVSTLAGGNPFGTNAVGVPGTRFYQLSQALRDTDQFVAGASLIWSPVKDLDVGVEGYYTQIGLKSGRAIDLDKSPGAYGAIAQINAGSFVPRTTTQDSVSQIRLRVQRDF from the coding sequence ATGCGGTTATTGACATCTCTTCTGCTGGGCTCGCCCTCCGTGCTCGCGCTAGCCGGGGGAGCCAACGCGGCCGACCGTCCGGTCGGGACGGCGGCGCCGATCGCGTATGTCCGGGTCTGCTCGGCCTACGGCGCCGGCTTCTTCTTCATCCCGGGCGCCGACACCTGCCTGCGCATCTCCGGCCGCGCCCGGTTCGAGGGCGGCTACATCACCAGCTATACCCGGCAGGCCGGCTCCAACGGCGGCGACACGTCGGGCTATCGCGGGCTGCTGCGCTTCAACCTCGATGCCCGCACCCAGACCGCCTACGGCACCCTGCGCGCCTTCGTGCGCCTCGAGGCCGGCAGCCGGTCCGGTGCGGCCGGCGTGGGCCGATCCGGCACCCAGGAGCGCATCGGCTCGGCCTACGTCGCCACCGGCGTCGATCAGGCCGGGCGCGTCCAGCAGGTCGTGAACGTCGACAAGGCGTTCATCCAGTTCGCCGGGCTCACGGCCGGTCGCGCCTCCTCGTTCTTCGACTTCTATGCCCACGATTTCGAGCTGTCGGGCAGTACCGCCGGCTCGGATGTCGCCTCGACCAACCTGCTCGCCTACACGGCGACCCTCGGCAACGGCCTGTCGGCGACCCTCTCGGTGGAAGACCCGGTCTTCCGCCGCACGCCGATCTTCGCGCCCTCGGGGGGCGCCACTCCGGTCAGCCCGGTGTTCGTCGGCTATACACGCGGCGCCCCGTCGAGCTTCGCCGCCATCGACAGCATCCAGCGCGAGCGGCTGCCGGATTTCGTCGGCGTCCTGCGCCTCGACCAAGCCTGGGGCTCCGCACAGCTCTCGGCCGCCACCCATGAGCTGAACGTCGGCAACGTCGGGCTCGGCACCGGTTCGAACGCCGCCGTCGCGCACACCAACAGCGTCCAAGGCTGGGCGGTGCAGGGCGGCGTGAAAGTGAACACGCCGTTCGTCGCGCCGGGCGACGCCCTGTACCTGCAGGGGGCCTACGGCGACGGCGCACAATTCTACACGGGCTATTCCGCGTTCAGCGGTTCCGCCGGACAGAGCCCGGCGACGATCCAGGGCCAGACATTCCAGCAATTCTTCTCGGACGCCACGATCGACCCGTTCACGGGCCGGCTGCAGACCTCGCAGAGCTTCACCGCGGTGGCGTCGTATCTGCACTACTGGTCGCCGGACTGGCGCTCGGCCGTCTTCGGCTCCTACGGCGCGCAGGCCTTCTCCCGCGGCGCCCGCCCCGCGCAGGGCGCGGCCTACGGCCTGGTGAGCACCCTCGCCGGCGGCAATCCCTTCGGCACCAACGCGGTCGGCGTCCCGGGCACGCGGTTTTATCAACTGAGCCAGGCGCTCCGCGACACCGACCAGTTCGTGGCCGGCGCGAGCTTGATCTGGTCGCCGGTGAAGGACCTCGATGTCGGCGTCGAGGGCTACTACACGCAGATCGGCCTGAAGAGCGGCCGGGCGATCGATCTCGACAAGAGCCCCGGCGCCTACGGTGCCATCGCTCAGATCAACGCCGGCAGTTTCGTCCCCCGCACGACGACCCAGGATTCGGTCTCGCAGATCCGCCTGCGGGTCCAACGCGACTTCTGA